A genome region from Euphorbia lathyris chromosome 4, ddEupLath1.1, whole genome shotgun sequence includes the following:
- the LOC136226364 gene encoding uncharacterized protein, which produces HRILNKNPNQNLEQKAKWKLFLNPAATQEQGFNSNRAEWRNKLSKFLESSPIRVAAIVLIIVDLILTVLELSSSIISCSSPPENENTTASWWWHWVGIGILSLLCLKAVAEAVGLGGDFFRRPCYVVDGAFVIGALVLEAVLERKGGGLLVVVSLWRVVRVVGTAFELSDEAIQAQIQQIISQFQLLREENTRLLVEIAEKDVLIHNLEEIIHNLNPSSSNHVII; this is translated from the coding sequence CATAGAATCCTCAATAAAAACCCTAATCAAAACCTGGAACAGAAGGCAAAATGGAAACTCTTCTTAAACCCAGCAGCAACACAAGAACAAGGATTCAACAGCAATAGAGCAGAATGGAGAAACAAGCTATCAAAGTTCCTTGAATCAAGTCCAATTAGAGTTGCAGCAATTGTTCTAATTATAGTAGATCTAATACTGACTGTTCTTGAACTATCTTCTTCTataatatcttgttcatcaccACCAGAAAATGAGAATACTACTGCATCATGGTGGTGGCACTGGGTGGGAATAGGGATACTGAGCCTGCTGTGTTTAAAGGCAGTGGCGGAGGCAGTGGGGCTGGGGGGTGATTTCTTTAGACGGCCATGCTATGTGGTGGATGGGGCATTTGTGATTGGGGCTTTGGTTTTGGAAGCTGTTTTGGAGAGGAAAGGAGGGGGGTTGCTTGTTGTGGTTAGTTTGTGGAGAGTTGTTAGGGTTGTTGGAACTGCTTTTGAGTTGAGTGATGAAGCTATTCAAGCTCAGATTCAACAAATTATCTCCCAGTTTCAACTACTTAGAGAGGAAAATACTAGGTTATTGGTAGAAATTGCTGAAAAAGATGTTTTAATTCATAACTTAGAGGAGATAATACACAACTTAAACCCCTCTTCTTCTAATCatgtaattatataa